In Pseudobdellovibrionaceae bacterium, the following proteins share a genomic window:
- a CDS encoding cbb3-type cytochrome c oxidase subunit I translates to MDVTLIFLILTFTISVLGMLAFVVSLIQKQVLVPPSAARSIFIDQKVGRVELDQRTSLSEQWKFLDQSAKIPILFFLVTSVIWLVIGSIFGLLVSFKFHAPDFLGTQALLTFGKLRPLHLNIITYGWLSPAALGVAMWLVPRLTKVPLQNIKTLFAAGLIWNLGVILGCVGILYGVSDGLEWLEFWWPIDILLAVAGAMIAIPLFRTVYLSTEKHLYVTMWYTICALIWFPVLFVIANSHFLHSGVEQAITNWWFAHNVLGLWVTPLGLGIIYYLLPKITGHPIFSYQLSLFGFWGLALFYSQVGMHHLLGGPIPTWVANLSVVMSVGMAIPVVTVAINHHVSTYRHFHVLKDSVVLRFIVFGAMSYTVSSLQGSLHSLRTFNYITHFTHWTVSHAHLGLYGFTTMVLFGGIYFALPRLVGRDFKNPQLLNWHFWIAAIGILVYAIALGIGGWLQGVELRNVHGTFEHSVRLTMPYLVLRSGGGTLMLISHILMLYNVLSLLFSKDKKEPLS, encoded by the coding sequence ATGGATGTGACGTTAATTTTTCTTATTCTTACCTTTACCATTTCAGTATTAGGAATGCTGGCCTTCGTGGTGTCTCTCATTCAAAAGCAAGTTCTTGTCCCACCCTCGGCAGCACGTTCTATTTTTATAGATCAAAAAGTGGGACGAGTTGAGCTAGACCAAAGAACATCATTAAGTGAGCAGTGGAAATTCCTGGATCAGTCAGCAAAGATCCCCATTTTATTTTTTCTTGTCACCTCGGTGATATGGCTGGTGATAGGGTCTATTTTTGGACTTTTGGTTTCATTTAAATTCCATGCTCCAGATTTTTTAGGTACACAAGCTTTACTGACTTTTGGGAAATTAAGACCTCTGCATCTTAATATCATCACTTATGGTTGGTTAAGTCCTGCGGCTTTAGGTGTAGCTATGTGGCTTGTACCGCGCCTAACAAAGGTGCCTTTGCAAAATATTAAAACGCTTTTTGCTGCAGGTCTGATTTGGAATCTCGGCGTCATTTTGGGGTGCGTAGGTATTCTATATGGAGTGAGTGATGGGTTGGAATGGTTAGAGTTTTGGTGGCCCATAGATATTCTTCTGGCTGTTGCTGGGGCCATGATTGCCATTCCTCTTTTTAGAACAGTTTATTTAAGTACTGAAAAGCATCTGTATGTCACCATGTGGTACACCATTTGTGCGTTGATTTGGTTTCCCGTACTTTTTGTGATCGCTAACTCTCATTTTTTACATTCAGGGGTTGAGCAGGCAATCACCAATTGGTGGTTTGCTCATAACGTACTTGGGCTTTGGGTGACACCACTTGGATTGGGAATTATTTATTATTTACTTCCTAAAATTACGGGACATCCTATTTTTTCTTATCAGCTTTCGTTATTTGGCTTTTGGGGTTTGGCTCTTTTTTATTCTCAAGTGGGAATGCACCATCTTTTGGGTGGTCCCATCCCAACATGGGTGGCCAATCTGTCAGTAGTCATGAGTGTGGGTATGGCCATACCTGTTGTGACTGTAGCCATCAATCACCATGTGTCTACATATAGACACTTTCATGTTTTAAAGGACTCTGTGGTTTTAAGGTTTATTGTGTTCGGAGCCATGTCTTATACTGTGAGTTCCTTGCAGGGATCGCTTCATTCTTTAAGAACATTTAATTACATCACTCACTTCACGCATTGGACAGTGTCTCATGCACATCTTGGTCTGTATGGTTTTACCACCATGGTGCTTTTTGGTGGTATTTACTTTGCGCTCCCTCGTCTTGTGGGACGTGATTTTAAAAATCCACAGTTGCTCAATTGGCATTTTTGGATTGCTGCGATAGGTATTTTAGTTTACGCCATTGCATTGGGGATTGGTGGCTGGCTTCAAGGTGTGGAATTAAGAAATGTGCATGGAACTTTTGAACACTCTGTGCGTTTAACTATGCCGTATCTGGTTTTACGAAGCGGGGGTGGAACGCTCATGCTCATCTCGCATATCTTAATGCTTTATAACGTCTTAAGTCTTCTATTTTCTAAAGACAAAAAGGAGCCTTTATCATGA
- a CDS encoding cytochrome c yields MFKQDRLENEKKDPLEASSLKFINIPIMLISLLVGFGITYIALKTPNTSMLEGDSRTVSPLAKEVPMSTQENDGNTEGVAPPLSRELDLAELMKRGQQIYTTTCQACHQASGEGLPGVFPPLNGAEWVGGSGKWAVAIALNGVQGEITVKGQKFQSMMPGFRNQFSAEDIASVVTYIRRSFGNDFEPVTVEFVESFKKDLKKDIWNGEAELKAQNWE; encoded by the coding sequence ATGTTTAAGCAAGATCGTTTAGAAAATGAGAAGAAAGACCCTCTTGAGGCTTCTTCATTGAAATTCATCAATATCCCTATAATGTTGATTTCACTACTTGTCGGGTTTGGAATCACTTACATTGCTTTAAAGACTCCCAATACATCTATGTTAGAAGGTGACAGCCGTACCGTTTCACCTTTAGCCAAGGAAGTGCCTATGAGCACACAAGAGAATGATGGAAACACAGAGGGTGTGGCTCCTCCACTGAGTCGAGAGTTAGATCTTGCGGAGTTGATGAAACGAGGCCAGCAAATTTACACCACCACCTGTCAGGCATGTCATCAAGCCAGCGGTGAAGGACTACCTGGAGTTTTTCCCCCTTTAAATGGAGCGGAGTGGGTCGGAGGTTCGGGTAAATGGGCTGTGGCCATTGCGCTAAATGGTGTCCAAGGGGAGATCACTGTCAAAGGACAAAAGTTTCAAAGTATGATGCCAGGGTTTAGAAATCAATTCAGTGCGGAGGACATTGCCTCTGTGGTGACTTACATAAGAAGGTCCTTTGGCAATGACTTTGAACCTGTCACTGTAGAATTTGTGGAGTCATTTAAAAAAGACTTAAAAAAAGACATCTGGAACGGAGAAGCTGAGTTAAAAGCCCAAAATTGGGAGTAA
- a CDS encoding porin family protein, producing MNSTFSFGFAFGYDLNPRLNIELQYIFTEFEDTYNYGYYGGYGYDAKFDQNDLAVILNYKVLPAGPVRLLLRGGLNYSYRSVRDSYWGDTDSSTSILALIGLGAEVKIIPNLYVTGVLDYNLNLDNSGLSYDPSPLDLVSGENYTNFNVGLKYKF from the coding sequence ATTAATTCGACTTTTTCTTTTGGTTTTGCATTTGGTTATGATTTAAACCCTAGATTAAACATTGAACTTCAATATATTTTTACTGAGTTTGAAGACACTTATAATTATGGTTACTACGGTGGTTATGGCTACGATGCAAAATTTGACCAAAATGATTTAGCTGTTATTTTAAATTATAAAGTTTTACCGGCAGGACCTGTGCGTTTACTTCTTCGTGGCGGTTTAAATTACTCCTATAGATCTGTAAGGGACTCGTATTGGGGCGACACGGATTCATCAACTAGTATTTTGGCCTTAATTGGTCTTGGTGCTGAAGTTAAAATTATTCCTAACCTCTACGTCACTGGAGTTCTTGATTATAACCTAAATCTAGATAATTCAGGATTAAGTTATGATCCAAGTCCGCTTGATTTAGTTTCAGGCGAAAACTACACCAACTTTAATGTTGGTTTAAAGTATAAGTTCTAA
- a CDS encoding cation transporter: protein MAVKVENELIYFISGMWCSTCAKSISKSVTRLDGVRSAQVNYSTKLLLVKTRPDLHAPTSLDTLIQEKVSHIGFGIKKQTQNWLQHFHENLKNEAAQKITWVQVGVVWFLAMWSSMLGLTSYLGGLSESEIYGLSLASAALGLPAVALGAWPYAQSGLRALIHSRWLTLDFFIFIGAVAATCVTLYSLVNHASTSYADSSSMILAVLLLTKKLENVLAHKSTSKILFQIQPELDQVLVFKQKKWTLANTHQVRSGDLIHIKENQTLPLDGQLESSTAQINNHLLSGEDVPINLKMGDTVLAGAIANSEMLIRVTSSQGQRRIDAWAEKALLSESYKTELQSFFMKLEQRLVLLAFSGALLIAGSYIYRGASLTQIIESFFVGILIFCPCLFASILPLAKRWAHFALFNKGILLSRSGALLDLCSIQRFYFDKTGTLENVESQFVAFESNDFILPYLKELSIKSRHIILRELKELDAIVPLPLEDLKEIPGQGIKARSPQGDHIFLGRPSFLRTQNVNAHPSLWPHETYVAVNNQIVGYILLQKSFNATTKDFLKNLLTLFPQLELQILSGDSAPEAQARYTSIDPRIQYKGNLSPEDKSALIKPRSAFLGDGLNDTIALAHADVSLRLGHRITGLVPVDIYFTRPHLNQVLALLKYARKYKKVLIQTGLAALAYNVVTISLALYGVFSPLGAVISMSFSFSLMLLSVFRLQFFEEDQS, encoded by the coding sequence GTGGCTGTTAAAGTCGAAAATGAGCTGATCTATTTTATTTCTGGGATGTGGTGTTCAACTTGTGCCAAAAGCATAAGTAAATCTGTCACTCGTCTGGATGGTGTCCGCTCTGCTCAAGTGAATTATTCCACAAAACTTTTATTGGTGAAGACTCGGCCTGACCTCCATGCCCCCACCTCCTTAGATACTCTGATTCAAGAAAAGGTCTCACACATCGGTTTTGGAATTAAAAAGCAAACACAAAATTGGCTGCAACATTTCCATGAGAATTTAAAAAATGAGGCAGCGCAAAAGATCACTTGGGTGCAAGTCGGTGTGGTTTGGTTTTTGGCCATGTGGTCTTCTATGTTAGGACTGACCAGTTATCTGGGTGGGCTTTCAGAATCCGAAATTTATGGCCTCAGTTTAGCCTCAGCAGCCTTAGGACTGCCTGCCGTGGCGTTAGGAGCTTGGCCTTATGCCCAATCTGGCCTTAGAGCCCTAATCCACAGCCGATGGCTTACTTTAGACTTTTTTATTTTTATAGGAGCTGTTGCCGCCACTTGTGTGACCCTATATTCACTGGTCAATCATGCGTCTACTTCTTATGCAGATTCAAGTTCTATGATTTTAGCTGTTTTACTTTTAACCAAAAAACTTGAGAACGTTTTAGCTCATAAATCCACATCTAAAATTCTATTTCAAATTCAACCCGAACTGGATCAAGTTTTAGTTTTCAAACAAAAAAAATGGACTCTGGCAAATACCCATCAAGTGCGATCAGGAGATTTGATTCATATTAAAGAGAACCAAACACTGCCCTTAGACGGTCAACTCGAAAGCTCAACAGCACAGATCAACAACCACTTACTGAGCGGTGAAGATGTTCCTATAAATTTAAAAATGGGTGATACCGTGCTTGCAGGAGCCATTGCAAACTCTGAGATGCTCATTCGCGTCACCTCTTCTCAAGGCCAAAGAAGGATTGATGCCTGGGCGGAAAAGGCTCTTCTTTCTGAAAGTTATAAAACAGAGTTGCAAAGCTTTTTTATGAAATTAGAACAACGCTTAGTGCTTCTGGCCTTTTCTGGAGCTTTATTGATTGCAGGCTCATATATTTATCGAGGTGCCTCTCTGACACAGATCATTGAGTCTTTTTTTGTAGGCATCTTGATCTTTTGCCCCTGTCTTTTTGCAAGCATTTTACCTCTAGCAAAGAGGTGGGCTCACTTTGCGCTTTTTAACAAAGGTATTTTACTTTCACGTTCTGGTGCCCTTTTAGATTTATGTTCTATTCAAAGATTTTATTTTGATAAAACTGGAACCCTAGAAAATGTGGAATCCCAATTTGTGGCCTTTGAAAGTAACGACTTTATTCTCCCATATTTAAAGGAACTCTCTATTAAATCCAGACATATCATTTTAAGGGAACTAAAAGAACTTGATGCTATTGTTCCTCTGCCTCTAGAAGACCTTAAAGAAATTCCAGGACAGGGTATTAAAGCTAGGTCCCCCCAAGGCGATCATATCTTTTTAGGTCGTCCCAGTTTTTTACGTACCCAGAATGTCAATGCGCACCCTTCTCTTTGGCCTCATGAAACTTATGTGGCAGTAAATAATCAGATTGTGGGTTATATTTTATTGCAAAAAAGTTTCAATGCCACCACCAAAGACTTCTTAAAAAACCTTCTGACACTTTTTCCTCAGCTTGAGTTACAGATTCTTTCTGGGGACTCCGCACCTGAGGCCCAAGCCAGATATACCTCCATTGATCCTCGCATTCAATACAAAGGAAATCTCTCGCCAGAAGACAAAAGTGCTTTAATAAAACCACGCAGTGCTTTTTTGGGTGACGGCCTCAACGATACGATAGCATTGGCTCATGCTGATGTGAGTTTAAGATTAGGTCATCGCATTACGGGGTTGGTTCCTGTAGATATCTATTTTACTCGTCCACATTTAAATCAAGTTCTAGCTCTTTTAAAGTACGCTCGTAAATACAAGAAAGTTTTGATTCAAACAGGACTTGCCGCTCTTGCGTATAATGTGGTGACAATCTCTTTAGCATTATACGGCGTCTTTTCGCCCTTGGGGGCTGTCATATCTATGTCATTTAGTTTTTCATTGATGCTTTTAAGTGTTTTTCGACTACAATTTTTTGAGGAGGATCAATCATGA
- a CDS encoding uracil-DNA glycosylase family protein, with amino-acid sequence MDPLLKKIKKCTLCKAHLPFAPRPILNFSKTSKIMIIGQAPGIRAHDTQTPWNDPSGDRLRLWLGIDKDQFYDASLVAIVPMGFCYPGKAKTGDKPPRPECAPKWMPEVLEHLTEVKYKFLIGQYAVKYFLGDKKPFKLTDIIKEWSQGKDGLFILPHPSPRNNIWLKQNPWFEKKVLPVIKKNVTNLFAKGRSRSTL; translated from the coding sequence ATGGACCCTTTGTTAAAAAAAATTAAAAAGTGCACTTTGTGCAAAGCCCATTTACCCTTTGCTCCTCGTCCGATCTTAAACTTTTCTAAAACTTCTAAGATCATGATTATTGGACAAGCTCCTGGAATTAGGGCTCATGACACACAAACCCCTTGGAATGATCCTAGCGGCGACCGATTAAGATTATGGTTAGGAATAGACAAAGATCAATTTTATGATGCCAGCCTTGTGGCCATCGTGCCCATGGGGTTTTGTTATCCTGGTAAAGCCAAAACGGGGGATAAGCCCCCAAGACCAGAATGCGCCCCCAAATGGATGCCAGAGGTCCTAGAGCATTTAACAGAAGTAAAATATAAGTTTTTAATAGGACAGTACGCAGTCAAATATTTTTTAGGTGATAAAAAACCATTTAAGCTGACCGACATCATTAAAGAATGGTCTCAAGGTAAGGACGGTCTGTTTATTTTACCTCATCCTTCGCCAAGAAATAATATTTGGCTCAAACAAAATCCTTGGTTTGAAAAAAAAGTTTTACCTGTGATTAAAAAAAATGTCACAAATCTTTTTGCAAAGGGCCGCAGTCGCTCGACTTTATGA
- a CDS encoding M23 family metallopeptidase — protein sequence MNLKVSLIKSLFLCLAVAGCNNKKDKTTKDHSPPELLAPFVDTDLTEEFLAFGYELMSTQLSPAYEIIVSGTTAQVFSASNGVVTRVEFNGGGPGQNDYEIFVRPKKNSVYLLIYDHVDNVAVNVGDTVVPGTILGTVGDYGGGQGRIELQINNDSTDLAECPEDFGNTAFNDSIDMARHLNNAGYTVGDPRYFESACLVPTVQP from the coding sequence ATGAATTTAAAAGTTTCTTTAATAAAAAGTCTTTTTTTATGTTTAGCCGTAGCCGGTTGTAATAACAAAAAAGACAAAACCACTAAAGATCACTCTCCTCCTGAACTTTTGGCCCCCTTTGTTGACACAGACCTAACTGAAGAATTTTTAGCTTTTGGGTATGAGCTTATGTCAACTCAACTTAGCCCGGCCTATGAAATTATAGTTTCAGGTACCACTGCCCAAGTTTTTTCAGCATCAAATGGAGTCGTCACGCGTGTGGAATTTAATGGCGGCGGTCCTGGGCAAAATGATTATGAAATTTTTGTAAGACCTAAAAAAAATTCGGTGTATTTATTAATTTATGACCATGTAGATAATGTGGCCGTGAATGTGGGTGACACGGTCGTACCCGGCACCATACTGGGCACCGTTGGCGATTATGGCGGTGGGCAAGGCCGCATAGAATTACAAATTAACAATGATAGTACTGATTTAGCCGAATGTCCCGAGGACTTTGGTAACACCGCTTTTAATGACTCCATCGATATGGCCCGCCACTTAAATAACGCTGGTTATACCGTTGGGGATCCTAGATATTTTGAGTCTGCGTGTTTAGTGCCTACCGTACAACCGTAA
- a CDS encoding cbb3-type cytochrome c oxidase subunit II, which produces MNKAYIFVFGGTSTITLSIFLFVLLPRLQLIPIDREAISAQAPYSADELMGRQVYVAQGCVYCHTQQVRDPIAGADKHFGWGRASIASDYIYDKPHLLGTMRTGPDLSNIGSRQPSYDWQHLHLYNPRILVQWSIMPGFPFLYKVLKSPNRPQMKAIAVPGEEGTWILPTPEAENLVEYLMSLKRDRDPFKASEE; this is translated from the coding sequence ATGAATAAAGCCTATATTTTTGTGTTTGGCGGTACGAGTACCATCACTCTTTCTATTTTTTTATTTGTACTACTTCCTCGTTTGCAATTGATCCCCATTGATCGAGAGGCAATCAGTGCTCAGGCTCCTTATAGTGCTGATGAACTTATGGGACGACAAGTTTATGTGGCACAAGGATGTGTGTACTGTCATACTCAGCAAGTCAGAGACCCTATAGCAGGAGCAGATAAACACTTTGGCTGGGGACGTGCGAGCATAGCATCAGATTATATTTATGATAAACCGCATCTGTTAGGAACAATGCGAACGGGGCCAGACCTGTCTAATATAGGTTCTCGACAACCCAGTTATGATTGGCAGCATCTGCATTTGTACAATCCACGCATTTTAGTCCAGTGGAGCATTATGCCAGGCTTTCCTTTTCTTTATAAAGTGTTGAAGTCCCCCAATCGTCCACAAATGAAGGCCATCGCGGTTCCTGGTGAAGAGGGGACGTGGATTCTTCCTACACCTGAGGCGGAAAATTTAGTGGAGTATTTAATGAGTCTAAAAAGAGATCGCGACCCTTTTAAGGCCAGTGAGGAATAA